A window of Paenibacillus polygoni contains these coding sequences:
- the glpX gene encoding class II fructose-bisphosphatase — translation MERELALEIVRVTELAALASAPWMGRGDKNSADEAATLAMRAMFDSVSIKGTVVIGEGEMDEAPMLYIGEEVGNSEGPEVDVAVDPLEGTEIVAKGLNNALSVIAVANKGNLLHAPDMYMEKLAVGPALVGKVSIEDPIDVTIRKAAAELNKNISDLTVMILDRDRHESIIKTLRKVGVRIKFLSDGDVAGAMAPAFPEAGIDIYVGSGGAPEGVLAAAALSCLGGEIQGRLMPANADAFQRCLKMGIADPYRVLTMEDMIGKDDVIFAATGVTPGEILGGVRYLADDRAETHSIVMRVKTKTIRYIRTQHFLPGKEVLHKVRKAQAAEESEEASELKQQVKVQKEESLAESLKVSVRETGQEPVIETLEKG, via the coding sequence GTGGAACGTGAATTGGCGCTTGAGATCGTTAGGGTAACCGAACTTGCAGCACTAGCTTCTGCTCCTTGGATGGGCAGAGGGGATAAGAACAGTGCGGATGAGGCAGCGACTTTGGCGATGCGCGCCATGTTCGATTCGGTATCTATTAAGGGAACCGTAGTCATTGGAGAAGGTGAAATGGACGAAGCACCCATGCTCTACATTGGCGAAGAGGTTGGGAACAGTGAGGGACCTGAAGTGGACGTTGCAGTTGATCCGCTGGAAGGAACGGAAATTGTAGCAAAGGGGCTTAACAATGCACTCTCCGTTATTGCAGTTGCGAATAAAGGAAATCTGCTTCATGCGCCCGATATGTACATGGAAAAGCTCGCTGTTGGTCCTGCACTCGTAGGAAAAGTAAGTATTGAAGATCCCATAGATGTGACCATTCGCAAAGCTGCTGCAGAGTTAAACAAGAATATTTCTGACCTGACCGTAATGATCTTGGATCGTGATCGTCATGAGAGCATTATTAAGACACTACGGAAGGTGGGCGTGCGAATTAAATTTTTGAGTGACGGTGATGTGGCAGGAGCCATGGCACCTGCATTTCCCGAAGCAGGTATAGATATCTATGTGGGTTCAGGTGGAGCACCTGAAGGAGTACTTGCGGCAGCTGCGTTGTCTTGCCTTGGCGGCGAAATCCAGGGAAGACTCATGCCTGCTAATGCGGATGCATTTCAGCGCTGCTTAAAGATGGGAATTGCAGATCCTTATCGAGTGCTTACAATGGAGGACATGATCGGCAAAGACGATGTTATTTTTGCGGCTACCGGAGTGACCCCTGGTGAAATCCTCGGCGGAGTAAGATATCTTGCTGACGACAGAGCGGAGACACATTCCATTGTCATGAGAGTCAAAACCAAAACAATTCGCTACATACGAACACAGCATTTCCTTCCAGGGAAGGAAGTACTTCATAAGGTTAGAAAAGCACAAGCGGCAGAGGAATCAGAGGAAGCGAGTGAACTTAAGCAACAGGTGAAGGTACAAAAAGAGGAGAGTCTCGCTGAGTCATTGAAAGTATCCGTAAGAGAAACAGGACAAGAGCCAGTGATAGAAACATTGGAAAAAGGCTGA
- a CDS encoding glucose-1-dehydrogenase, which yields MYTELEGKTVIITGASTGLGKAMALRFGREKANVVINYHSKEENVKEIIQEIVQNGGRAISQKGDVSKEEDIKALIQSAHENFGSVDIWVNNAGIENEVPSEEMTLENWKEVIDVNLTGTFLGCREAISYMLDHQIKGKIINISSVHEQIPWPHFVHYATSKGGVKLMTETLALEFAPKGIRINNIAPGAIETPINAVKFADPKSRAAVQDLIPIGYIGKPEEIASVAAWLASDESSYVTGTTIFADGGMTKYPSFQGGNG from the coding sequence ATGTATACAGAATTGGAAGGCAAAACAGTCATCATTACAGGTGCATCTACAGGATTAGGAAAAGCCATGGCGCTAAGATTCGGCCGGGAGAAAGCAAATGTAGTCATTAATTATCACAGCAAAGAAGAAAACGTGAAAGAGATCATTCAAGAAATTGTCCAAAATGGAGGCCGTGCGATCAGTCAGAAAGGCGACGTCTCTAAAGAAGAGGATATAAAAGCACTTATACAAAGCGCACATGAAAACTTTGGGTCAGTTGATATTTGGGTGAATAATGCGGGAATTGAGAACGAAGTTCCATCGGAAGAAATGACACTCGAGAATTGGAAAGAAGTAATTGATGTAAATCTGACCGGTACCTTCTTAGGATGCCGTGAAGCAATCAGTTACATGCTGGATCATCAAATTAAAGGGAAAATCATTAATATATCTAGTGTTCACGAGCAGATCCCATGGCCTCATTTTGTCCATTACGCAACTAGCAAAGGCGGCGTCAAATTAATGACTGAAACGCTGGCGCTAGAATTTGCACCTAAAGGCATTCGAATCAATAACATCGCGCCAGGTGCTATCGAAACCCCGATCAATGCTGTGAAGTTTGCAGATCCAAAATCGAGAGCCGCTGTTCAGGATCTGATACCGATCGGTTATATTGGGAAGCCGGAAGAAATCGCATCCGTAGCAGCTTGGTTAGCTTCAGACGAATCCAGCTATGTGACGGGTACTACTATTTTTGCTGATGGAGGAATGACGAAATATCCTTCCTTCCAAGGCGGTAATGGTTAA
- a CDS encoding AAC(3) family N-acetyltransferase, with protein MHTIESLMKQLEQLNIDREGTLLIHSSMKSMGQVEGGADTVLDAFTEYMKDGLLVLPTHTWSYINGDNPRFNVEDSPSCVGILPELFRKRQDVVRSFHPTHSVAALGQDAIEFTKDDHRFDTPCARGSAWGKLLDRQATILLVGVDLKRNTFIHGVEEWVDIPGRLTDAHEMLYTVLPGGTEISVPSRRHCGLSWSEHFWKVDEVLEDNGAMVKGQLGDATVRVCDAAKTASIITEMLEVNPDLFSDNNPLDREYILVKSV; from the coding sequence ATGCACACGATAGAAAGTTTAATGAAACAATTAGAACAGTTGAATATTGATAGGGAAGGTACGTTGTTGATACATTCATCAATGAAAAGTATGGGTCAAGTCGAAGGCGGTGCGGACACCGTTTTGGATGCATTTACAGAGTATATGAAGGACGGTCTGTTGGTATTGCCTACCCATACATGGTCTTACATAAATGGTGATAACCCAAGATTTAATGTAGAAGATTCACCTTCCTGCGTTGGAATCCTGCCTGAGCTTTTTCGTAAACGGCAAGATGTCGTGCGGTCGTTTCATCCCACTCATTCGGTGGCAGCATTAGGTCAGGACGCTATAGAATTCACTAAGGACGATCATCGTTTTGATACTCCCTGTGCGAGAGGTTCTGCCTGGGGGAAATTACTTGACCGACAAGCGACCATATTATTAGTTGGGGTCGATTTAAAGCGTAATACTTTTATTCATGGAGTGGAAGAGTGGGTGGACATACCAGGCAGATTAACGGATGCCCATGAGATGCTTTATACCGTTTTACCTGGTGGAACCGAAATTTCTGTACCGTCCCGCAGACATTGCGGGTTATCGTGGTCAGAACATTTTTGGAAAGTAGATGAGGTTCTTGAAGATAACGGTGCGATGGTTAAAGGACAGCTTGGAGATGCCACTGTCAGGGTATGTGATGCAGCTAAGACTGCGAGCATCATCACAGAAATGCTTGAAGTAAATCCGGATTTATTCTCAGATAATAACCCCTTGGATCGTGAGTACATATTAGTGAAGTCCGTTTAG
- a CDS encoding SGNH/GDSL hydrolase family protein, whose product MSNSAPDSMNEAKGPTAPRDPSQVPLPLDEPAIDFESQAYRNMIDKSLLSKGNNYRLKKAIEKAKRGELVTVAFIGGSITHGAGAVPLHLNCYAYRSYDLFKRMFAGEDGSSVRLIKAGVGGTPSELGIVRYERDVLRDGAAEPDIVVIEFAVNDADDETKGNCYESLVLKALGAENKPAVILLFSVFESDWNLQDRLAPVGWHYELPMVSVKDAVVDQFQWTKEQGNVISKKEFFYDIYHPTNAGHQIMSDCLGKLFEEVDQSSPDIEDDASGKPPLIGNDFVDIKLLDRLNGDRIAVIDEGGFQEADTDLQKAEMDDHSFGTPLFPNNWMHTGTSDKHYFKMTLRSKRLILVFKDSGNEDFGTASIWVNGKQVRTADPHKVNWTHCNAILLYNEQKTDEHTIEIRMEDNQENKRFTILGFGYVS is encoded by the coding sequence ATGTCTAACTCTGCACCGGATTCAATGAATGAAGCGAAGGGTCCGACAGCACCCCGCGATCCCTCTCAAGTTCCTTTACCTTTGGATGAGCCTGCAATTGATTTTGAATCGCAAGCCTATCGTAATATGATTGATAAGTCGCTTTTATCCAAAGGGAATAATTACAGACTGAAAAAGGCAATTGAGAAAGCAAAACGTGGCGAGCTTGTCACAGTGGCTTTCATTGGAGGTTCAATTACTCACGGGGCGGGTGCAGTACCGCTTCATCTTAATTGTTATGCTTACCGGTCATATGATCTATTTAAGCGTATGTTCGCTGGAGAAGATGGAAGCTCCGTACGCTTGATTAAAGCAGGTGTGGGGGGGACACCCTCAGAGCTTGGGATTGTTCGTTATGAACGAGATGTGCTGAGAGATGGTGCAGCCGAGCCGGATATCGTGGTCATAGAATTTGCTGTGAATGATGCTGACGATGAGACAAAAGGGAATTGTTACGAGAGTCTTGTCCTTAAAGCACTTGGTGCAGAAAACAAGCCGGCGGTCATCCTATTGTTCAGCGTGTTTGAGAGTGATTGGAATCTTCAAGATCGGCTCGCTCCAGTCGGCTGGCATTATGAGCTGCCTATGGTCAGTGTGAAGGATGCCGTAGTAGATCAATTTCAGTGGACCAAGGAACAAGGAAACGTTATTTCTAAAAAAGAGTTTTTTTACGATATTTATCACCCAACCAATGCAGGACATCAGATTATGAGCGATTGTCTTGGAAAGTTATTTGAAGAGGTTGACCAATCTTCACCTGACATAGAAGATGATGCGAGTGGGAAGCCGCCGCTGATCGGAAATGATTTTGTAGATATTAAACTGCTGGATCGCCTGAACGGTGACCGTATTGCTGTAATTGATGAAGGTGGCTTTCAGGAGGCAGATACTGATCTGCAGAAGGCAGAGATGGATGATCACTCATTTGGCACCCCATTATTTCCTAATAATTGGATGCATACAGGCACATCAGACAAACACTATTTTAAAATGACCTTGCGAAGCAAACGGCTCATCTTGGTTTTTAAAGACTCGGGAAATGAGGATTTTGGAACTGCAAGTATTTGGGTCAATGGTAAACAGGTGAGGACAGCAGATCCGCATAAGGTAAATTGGACTCACTGTAATGCGATTTTATTATACAATGAACAGAAAACGGATGAGCATACGATTGAGATTAGAATGGAAGATAACCAGGAAAATAAGCGATTTACCATTCTAGGTTTCGGTTATGTGTCCTAA
- a CDS encoding RICIN domain-containing protein yields MQRRSMIWTVKCLLVVTLMIPLLLNGQTANAWEGVPAPKLHVSGNQLVNSSGQTVILNGWHQPGGSYWTYQASNYYLDRNGGNRHAAILEYLKDITNTFTDTSPKYGNSHGWYMNQVRLFIDREDMGDVAAGTYNFAGAQAFTQNVLIPYIEYAKTRGVYVTIGLDFTLKDNQATTKANLDKFNQIWGYLASQPKIKSADNVMFELVNEPVLSYANGKWGGHPGQSDFVDHWRALNDFQNSMISTIRSKGADNVIWAAGLGWDQYYQLCASHPLTDPLNNIGYSVHWYPGYGAKDDYSILQQQWDTNIKPCADKYPINITETTWFKTLPGDSSYWELFNGSNEGFGKNTKAIFTTAGNVSIAVHMNGFLLGTGPRSTFADPTAGLLYDGNTSRDGMARFIFEWYYERAQMNPWNGIWNGITSGNTYKLINRASGKAIDVPGGQNTNGLQLQQWPDNNATAQRWVVQDLGTYNNFYKLSSVSSSDKKVMDVRNGTKNNGEPIQLWEDLGNTAQQFRLIKLSSGYWSILNMNSNKAVEVAGSSTADGAKLQQNLYRGNLNQQWQLVKVD; encoded by the coding sequence ATGCAGAGGAGAAGTATGATCTGGACAGTAAAATGCCTGCTCGTGGTAACCCTTATGATCCCCTTATTGCTGAACGGACAGACGGCAAATGCATGGGAAGGTGTGCCTGCACCAAAGCTTCACGTTAGTGGAAACCAGCTGGTAAACAGCAGCGGCCAAACCGTTATATTAAATGGATGGCATCAACCAGGGGGCTCCTACTGGACTTACCAGGCTAGTAATTACTATTTAGATCGTAACGGCGGTAACCGACATGCAGCAATTTTGGAATATTTAAAGGATATTACGAATACGTTTACCGACACTTCTCCGAAATATGGAAACAGCCATGGATGGTATATGAATCAGGTTCGCCTATTTATCGACAGAGAGGACATGGGCGATGTTGCAGCAGGCACATACAATTTTGCTGGTGCACAAGCTTTTACGCAAAACGTCCTTATTCCTTATATTGAATATGCCAAGACTAGAGGCGTTTATGTAACCATTGGACTTGATTTTACACTAAAAGACAATCAAGCCACCACAAAAGCAAATCTTGATAAGTTCAATCAAATCTGGGGCTATCTCGCATCCCAGCCGAAGATTAAGAGCGCAGATAACGTGATGTTTGAACTCGTTAATGAACCGGTTCTGTCTTATGCTAATGGAAAGTGGGGAGGTCATCCAGGCCAGTCTGATTTTGTAGATCACTGGCGTGCACTTAATGATTTCCAGAACTCCATGATCTCAACGATACGAAGCAAAGGTGCAGATAATGTGATTTGGGCAGCAGGATTAGGCTGGGATCAGTACTATCAACTGTGCGCATCTCACCCGCTAACCGATCCGCTGAACAACATCGGCTATTCTGTCCATTGGTATCCAGGTTACGGTGCTAAAGATGACTATTCCATTTTGCAGCAACAATGGGATACCAATATCAAGCCTTGTGCTGATAAATATCCTATTAACATTACAGAAACAACTTGGTTCAAAACACTTCCTGGAGACTCTTCCTATTGGGAGTTGTTTAATGGTTCCAATGAAGGTTTTGGCAAAAACACAAAAGCGATCTTCACGACTGCAGGCAATGTCAGTATTGCCGTTCATATGAATGGATTTTTGCTTGGTACAGGCCCAAGAAGTACTTTTGCGGACCCAACGGCCGGTTTGTTGTATGACGGAAATACTTCTCGGGATGGCATGGCTCGTTTCATTTTCGAATGGTATTATGAGCGTGCGCAGATGAACCCGTGGAATGGGATCTGGAACGGAATAACATCCGGCAACACCTATAAACTAATCAATCGAGCTTCCGGTAAAGCCATTGACGTGCCGGGAGGTCAGAATACAAATGGACTACAGCTTCAGCAGTGGCCTGATAATAATGCAACAGCTCAGCGCTGGGTGGTTCAGGACCTAGGCACTTACAACAATTTTTACAAACTTAGCAGTGTAAGTTCATCTGACAAAAAAGTCATGGATGTACGAAACGGAACGAAAAACAACGGGGAACCCATTCAGTTATGGGAGGACTTAGGCAATACCGCGCAACAGTTCAGATTAATTAAGCTAAGCAGCGGGTATTGGAGCATCCTTAATATGAATAGCAATAAGGCTGTAGAAGTAGCTGGTTCCTCAACGGCTGACGGGGCGAAGCTGCAGCAAAACCTATACCGCGGCAATCTTAATCAACAATGGCAATTAGTCAAAGTGGATTAA
- a CDS encoding stalk domain-containing protein, with product MMRGRTFKTAVLSGLIAVVILLIPTNLYASDLSGNNEKILSDIVAISGGERAVYAIKRDGTVWAWGGFRDSGLLGNGYTVPSTSPVQMKIDNAKDIASGSRHTLILKKDGTVWATGSNEDGQLGIGMTSYDKALEPVQIKELVNVKAIAAESNQSLALLEDGTVWQWGKTDRVNPPSNKPVKVEGLSSGLDISAGNGSAMMLDNQGKVHVWGTRLYDTNPDKLRNPTAISGSKEYTAIAASQQRGAAIQTDGTVWTWNNSKQFPTPGELLNPVKVQRTENARQLVGGSSSFFSIIKKDGTVWTWDSYWDKTSSYKALQVKGINDAVDLASSQFSGHYALLKNGTVMKWTMELGEPSEPKPVNAPISVVMKGETLSLVIPPIIINNISYVPLRGVFEPLGATIEWNQGNFTGVVKKDDITIEINTSSEGMKLNGKSLTGELKPISVNYVTMVPLRFLSETLGAEVKWQSDKNTIYINLPK from the coding sequence ATGATGAGGGGTCGAACTTTTAAAACAGCAGTACTCAGTGGACTGATAGCGGTGGTTATTTTGTTAATACCAACGAACCTCTATGCTTCAGATCTATCAGGTAACAACGAGAAGATATTGTCGGATATCGTAGCGATCTCTGGAGGAGAGAGGGCAGTTTATGCGATCAAAAGAGATGGTACAGTCTGGGCATGGGGTGGTTTTCGAGATAGCGGGTTGCTCGGAAACGGATATACGGTTCCATCTACGTCTCCTGTTCAGATGAAGATCGACAACGCGAAAGATATTGCAAGCGGGTCTAGACATACACTGATCTTAAAAAAGGATGGTACAGTCTGGGCAACGGGATCAAATGAAGATGGACAGCTTGGTATTGGGATGACATCTTATGACAAGGCACTAGAACCTGTACAGATAAAAGAGTTAGTAAATGTGAAGGCGATTGCCGCTGAAAGTAATCAGAGTCTGGCGCTACTTGAGGACGGTACAGTGTGGCAATGGGGAAAGACAGATCGAGTAAATCCCCCTTCTAATAAACCCGTTAAGGTTGAAGGTCTTTCTTCTGGTCTGGATATTTCGGCTGGTAATGGATCGGCGATGATGCTGGATAACCAAGGAAAAGTACATGTATGGGGAACGAGGCTATATGACACGAACCCAGACAAATTAAGAAACCCAACAGCAATAAGTGGATCAAAGGAATATACGGCAATTGCTGCTTCTCAACAGAGAGGAGCTGCTATACAAACAGATGGAACCGTATGGACATGGAACAACTCTAAACAGTTTCCTACTCCGGGGGAACTGCTGAATCCGGTAAAAGTCCAGAGGACAGAAAATGCGCGTCAACTTGTCGGCGGCAGCAGCTCTTTTTTTAGCATCATTAAAAAAGACGGTACAGTCTGGACATGGGACAGTTACTGGGATAAAACCTCTTCTTACAAAGCTTTACAAGTTAAGGGAATCAATGATGCGGTGGATCTGGCAAGCAGCCAGTTTAGCGGTCATTACGCACTTCTCAAAAACGGGACAGTTATGAAATGGACCATGGAACTTGGAGAGCCATCTGAACCAAAACCTGTTAATGCTCCTATAAGCGTGGTCATGAAAGGAGAAACACTAAGTCTAGTTATTCCACCGATCATTATTAACAATATTAGCTATGTACCGCTACGAGGAGTATTCGAACCGCTAGGCGCTACCATTGAATGGAACCAAGGTAACTTCACAGGTGTGGTGAAAAAAGACGATATTACGATTGAGATTAATACTTCTTCTGAAGGAATGAAACTGAACGGTAAGAGTTTAACGGGCGAGCTGAAACCAATAAGTGTGAATTACGTGACAATGGTTCCTCTTCGCTTCCTTTCAGAAACGTTAGGAGCCGAAGTCAAGTGGCAGTCAGATAAAAATACCATTTATATTAATCTACCAAAGTGA
- a CDS encoding LOG family protein has translation MRKIAVFCGSSDGTSEEYKEAARRLGQELARRNIGLVYGGASVGVMGAVADAVLENGGHVTGIMPRFLEEREISHKSLTELIVVESMHERKAKMAELADGFIMLPGGPGTLEEFFEIFTWAQLGLHQKPFGFLNVNRYYDPLLTLFNHMVKEGFLQEKYRGMAISTEDIGELLQLFHTYEPPAIKTYITRQQT, from the coding sequence ATGAGAAAAATAGCTGTATTTTGTGGATCGAGCGATGGAACAAGTGAGGAGTATAAGGAGGCGGCTAGGAGATTAGGACAGGAATTAGCAAGACGTAATATTGGTCTTGTGTATGGAGGAGCCAGTGTTGGGGTCATGGGAGCCGTAGCAGATGCCGTCTTAGAAAACGGGGGTCATGTTACTGGCATCATGCCTAGATTTCTAGAAGAAAGAGAGATATCACATAAAAGTTTAACAGAACTTATTGTAGTAGAATCCATGCATGAAAGAAAAGCAAAAATGGCTGAACTAGCAGATGGCTTTATCATGTTGCCTGGCGGTCCAGGTACTCTGGAAGAGTTCTTTGAGATTTTCACATGGGCTCAATTAGGACTACATCAAAAACCCTTTGGTTTTCTCAACGTGAATCGATATTATGATCCACTGTTAACGCTATTTAATCATATGGTGAAAGAGGGCTTTCTACAGGAGAAATACCGAGGTATGGCGATATCTACGGAGGATATAGGTGAACTTCTTCAACTATTCCATACTTACGAACCTCCTGCAATCAAAACATATATTACACGGCAACAGACATAA
- a CDS encoding MazG-like family protein, whose amino-acid sequence MDVREFQMWVQQYYEQRGWSELDIFIRIGFLAEETGEVARAIRDLEIGRDRPDEISGSYLEKKQELTEELGDVLGNLTVIANKYNISLEDILLSHKNKLSKRYSE is encoded by the coding sequence ATGGATGTAAGAGAATTTCAGATGTGGGTTCAGCAATACTATGAACAAAGAGGATGGTCTGAGTTAGATATTTTCATTCGAATTGGGTTTTTAGCAGAAGAAACGGGTGAGGTGGCACGCGCAATAAGAGATTTGGAAATCGGCAGAGATCGTCCAGATGAAATATCCGGTTCCTATTTGGAAAAGAAGCAAGAATTAACAGAGGAATTAGGCGATGTTCTAGGCAATCTCACTGTGATAGCAAATAAATATAATATTTCTCTTGAAGATATTTTACTATCCCATAAAAATAAGCTTTCTAAGCGATATTCAGAATAG
- a CDS encoding DUF4179 domain-containing protein produces MNYHDPVDRELKQLLTSKTQELVVPDTVQLAVDNALSSLSKQNVKKRVPHKGWRWVAAVVALLFVLGTVSMYTVPAFAEMFRSLFSKDNPDIGLLRAQELGLVYNPHIKEKDEGYTLVIDEAVADPTRVTIALQLFDKNGKHDRDKLVLGDSNKISIKDAKGNVVGSMYDMGYTNDFYYMVAFFSEPLQTDKITIEGNIEALGRKNDPLIEGNWDFSFDIDMQEANRETKVEELSGSYTTPHGMTITLKRLTRMVQGVRMELETELNDTAMTRSPGELWKNQMLSFHFETIENEEIHSVNPRKMGYMDSLMTSSHTVIENGKIRWSYTFKYLPENEPYRFVLDGYSVAELDGSKISFKPSELSEPQVFKILNDTVELVGTSLEKSQIDDSSYEMAVSFYGEMENEIGYEVWKAYDLAGNPYEISKRGVSSLINALANSWRDGLIGMGDRNTQQPYEFRIAGLDQIPEEITLVREVVNKRYSDDLNWSVLIE; encoded by the coding sequence ATGAATTATCATGATCCGGTTGACCGTGAGCTCAAACAATTGTTAACGTCAAAAACGCAAGAGTTAGTCGTTCCTGATACAGTACAGCTTGCAGTGGATAACGCGCTTTCTTCACTATCTAAACAAAATGTGAAAAAGAGGGTTCCTCATAAGGGATGGAGATGGGTAGCTGCAGTCGTAGCTCTCTTGTTTGTTCTAGGTACGGTTTCGATGTATACAGTGCCAGCATTTGCAGAAATGTTCCGGTCTTTATTTTCCAAGGACAACCCAGATATCGGACTTCTACGAGCACAAGAATTGGGGCTAGTGTATAATCCGCATATTAAAGAAAAGGACGAAGGTTATACGCTGGTGATTGATGAAGCTGTTGCAGATCCTACCCGAGTGACAATTGCTCTTCAACTTTTCGATAAGAATGGGAAGCATGATCGGGACAAGCTGGTCCTTGGAGATTCAAACAAGATTTCGATCAAAGATGCTAAAGGAAATGTAGTAGGGAGTATGTATGATATGGGTTACACGAATGATTTTTATTATATGGTTGCTTTCTTTAGTGAACCGCTGCAGACAGACAAGATCACGATCGAAGGGAATATCGAGGCACTTGGGCGTAAGAACGATCCTTTAATAGAAGGAAATTGGGACTTCAGCTTTGATATAGATATGCAGGAGGCAAACAGGGAAACTAAAGTAGAGGAACTGTCAGGAAGCTACACAACACCTCACGGAATGACTATCACTTTAAAAAGACTAACAAGAATGGTTCAGGGAGTACGCATGGAACTTGAGACCGAACTTAATGATACAGCAATGACAAGATCACCCGGTGAATTATGGAAAAATCAAATGTTGAGCTTTCACTTCGAAACCATAGAGAATGAAGAGATTCATTCGGTGAATCCAAGAAAAATGGGTTATATGGACAGTCTAATGACATCTAGCCATACAGTGATCGAAAACGGAAAAATACGTTGGAGTTATACTTTTAAGTATCTTCCTGAGAACGAACCGTACCGTTTTGTCTTGGATGGATACTCGGTCGCGGAATTGGATGGTAGCAAGATTTCTTTTAAGCCGTCGGAGCTGTCAGAGCCTCAAGTTTTTAAAATTTTAAATGATACAGTTGAGCTTGTTGGGACTTCGCTTGAGAAATCGCAAATCGATGATAGTTCGTATGAAATGGCCGTCTCATTCTATGGGGAAATGGAAAATGAAATAGGTTATGAGGTATGGAAAGCATACGATTTGGCAGGCAATCCGTATGAGATTAGTAAGAGGGGGGTGTCCTCATTAATAAATGCTCTGGCTAATAGTTGGAGAGATGGATTGATTGGTATGGGCGATCGAAACACTCAGCAGCCTTATGAATTCCGAATTGCGGGGTTAGATCAAATTCCAGAGGAGATTACCTTGGTCAGGGAAGTCGTGAATAAACGATATAGTGATGATCTTAATTGGTCCGTATTAATTGAATGA
- a CDS encoding sigma-70 family RNA polymerase sigma factor, producing MDLSEKAELAIQGDKEAFMDLIQAVQKSLFVIARSIVKNDEDCADALQETIAKAFTNVHTLKEPAYFKTWIIRILINECNRIIRKNKRVYPIPYDLRKTSYKGEYEQIELFEVIDDLNEELQTMVTLFYIEDLSVKEISKVLEVSEGTVKSRLFRARKQLSELLLGKGEDKYELS from the coding sequence GTGGATTTATCGGAGAAAGCAGAGCTTGCAATACAAGGGGATAAGGAAGCTTTCATGGATTTAATACAAGCGGTACAGAAAAGTCTATTTGTTATAGCAAGATCCATCGTTAAAAACGATGAAGATTGTGCAGATGCCTTACAGGAGACCATTGCCAAAGCTTTTACTAATGTACATACACTTAAAGAACCCGCGTATTTCAAAACATGGATCATTCGGATCTTGATTAACGAGTGTAATCGAATTATTAGGAAGAACAAGCGAGTATATCCCATTCCGTATGATTTGAGAAAAACATCATATAAAGGCGAGTATGAACAAATCGAGCTGTTTGAGGTAATTGATGACCTGAATGAAGAACTTCAAACTATGGTGACTCTTTTTTATATTGAGGATTTATCTGTCAAGGAAATATCTAAAGTACTTGAAGTATCCGAAGGAACAGTAAAATCACGTTTATTTAGGGCAAGAAAGCAATTATCCGAGCTCTTACTAGGGAAAGGAGAAGACAAGTATGAATTATCATGA